A genomic region of Lasioglossum baleicum chromosome 16, iyLasBale1, whole genome shotgun sequence contains the following coding sequences:
- the LOC143216908 gene encoding N-acetylneuraminate lyase B isoform X1, with the protein MFICKPAFTFKGLMVPVFTPFNNDSQRTLNLAVIPQYAEYLAKKKVTGILVNGTTGEGTSMSVAERKSVAAAWANAVKTTKQHLMIQVGGVPLPDVLELAKHAESIKADSILCLPELYFKPTTVEQLTEYLKTVGKAAPNTPFFYYHIPMFTNINIHMGQFLESLGDKIPNFAGIKFTSSILDEGIQALYADNKKYTVFLGNDQLINAGCSEGMDSFIVTTINMFPEYSQEILTQWKGGNVLKAREMQAQLTKAVMAITKYGGWVETMKIAMPFLTNMEIGPVRSPLFTLPLEMRTSMAKDLQILGFQIKM; encoded by the exons ATGTTCATTTGT AAACCAGCTTTTACTTTCAAAGGACTTATGGTCCCCGTATTCACCCCGTTTAATAACGACAG CCAAAGAACCCTGAATTTGGCAGTTATCCCACAATATGCTGAATATTTGGCTAAAAAGAAGGTCACTGGCATTCTCG TGAATGGAACCACTGGAGAGGGTACATCCATGTCAGTAGCTGAGAGAAAATCAGTAGCTGCAGCATGGGCGAACGCAGTAAAAACAACCAAACAACATCTGATGATTCAAGTTGGCGGTGTACCTCTCCCGGACGTTCTGGAGCTC GCAAAGCACGCTGAAAGCATTAAGGCTGATTCCATATTATGTCTGCCCGAATTGTATTTCAAACCGACAACGGTGGAACAATTGACCGAATATTTGAAAACGGTTGGCAAAGCTGCGCCAAACACTCCATTCTTCTACTATCATATTCCGATGTTCACGAATATTAACA TTCATATGGGACAATTTTTGGAATCCCTTGGTGACAAAATTCCAAATTTCGCGGGAATAAAATTCACGAGCTCAATCCTGGACGAAGGTATTCAAGCACTGTACGCTGATAACAAAAAGTATACAGTTTTCCTCGGCAATGATCag CTAATCAACGCAGGCTGCTCAGAAGGAATGGACTCGTTCATAGTGACAACGATAAACATGTTCCCAGAATATTCGCAGGAAATCCTCACACAATGGAAAGGAGGAAATGTTTTGAAAGCAAGGGAGATGCAAGCACAATTAACGAAAGCTGTAAtggctattacaaaatacg GTGGCTGGGTGGAGACCATGAAAATCGCAATGCCTTTCTTAACAAACATGGAAATTGGACCTGTGCGAAGTCCTCTGTTCACTTTACCGTTGGAAATGAGGACATCGATGGCCAAAGATCTGCAAATCTTaggatttcaaataaaaatgtaa
- the LOC143216908 gene encoding N-acetylneuraminate lyase B isoform X2: MSKPAFTFKGLMVPVFTPFNNDSQRTLNLAVIPQYAEYLAKKKVTGILVNGTTGEGTSMSVAERKSVAAAWANAVKTTKQHLMIQVGGVPLPDVLELAKHAESIKADSILCLPELYFKPTTVEQLTEYLKTVGKAAPNTPFFYYHIPMFTNINIHMGQFLESLGDKIPNFAGIKFTSSILDEGIQALYADNKKYTVFLGNDQLINAGCSEGMDSFIVTTINMFPEYSQEILTQWKGGNVLKAREMQAQLTKAVMAITKYGGWVETMKIAMPFLTNMEIGPVRSPLFTLPLEMRTSMAKDLQILGFQIKM; encoded by the exons AAACCAGCTTTTACTTTCAAAGGACTTATGGTCCCCGTATTCACCCCGTTTAATAACGACAG CCAAAGAACCCTGAATTTGGCAGTTATCCCACAATATGCTGAATATTTGGCTAAAAAGAAGGTCACTGGCATTCTCG TGAATGGAACCACTGGAGAGGGTACATCCATGTCAGTAGCTGAGAGAAAATCAGTAGCTGCAGCATGGGCGAACGCAGTAAAAACAACCAAACAACATCTGATGATTCAAGTTGGCGGTGTACCTCTCCCGGACGTTCTGGAGCTC GCAAAGCACGCTGAAAGCATTAAGGCTGATTCCATATTATGTCTGCCCGAATTGTATTTCAAACCGACAACGGTGGAACAATTGACCGAATATTTGAAAACGGTTGGCAAAGCTGCGCCAAACACTCCATTCTTCTACTATCATATTCCGATGTTCACGAATATTAACA TTCATATGGGACAATTTTTGGAATCCCTTGGTGACAAAATTCCAAATTTCGCGGGAATAAAATTCACGAGCTCAATCCTGGACGAAGGTATTCAAGCACTGTACGCTGATAACAAAAAGTATACAGTTTTCCTCGGCAATGATCag CTAATCAACGCAGGCTGCTCAGAAGGAATGGACTCGTTCATAGTGACAACGATAAACATGTTCCCAGAATATTCGCAGGAAATCCTCACACAATGGAAAGGAGGAAATGTTTTGAAAGCAAGGGAGATGCAAGCACAATTAACGAAAGCTGTAAtggctattacaaaatacg GTGGCTGGGTGGAGACCATGAAAATCGCAATGCCTTTCTTAACAAACATGGAAATTGGACCTGTGCGAAGTCCTCTGTTCACTTTACCGTTGGAAATGAGGACATCGATGGCCAAAGATCTGCAAATCTTaggatttcaaataaaaatgtaa